The following coding sequences lie in one Eremothecium sinecaudum strain ATCC 58844 chromosome IV, complete sequence genomic window:
- a CDS encoding bifunctional 4-hydroxy-4-methyl-2-oxoglutarate aldolase/oxaloacetate decarboxylase (Syntenic homolog of Ashbya gossypii ADR016C; Syntenic homolog of Saccharomyces cerevisiae YER010C), with translation MTNYTEKLRNFSSCDVADGLLNLYKFADGGCFSNLQRWSGEIKGTTVGTAYTVLFESDSDVIEEVNYIDFVTEGSIIVLGLSLEYQSSLAPFVKMEQGIYGGLMSTRAQYLGAAGTVAFGRIRDIDEHRALNYPVYSYGLSSCAPKMIVKPSAVNVPITILCSDGIRRTLEPGDYIVADKNGVVRIPTRLVDMDRLINYIEKSIEADELVAIDIKNGIPAKKAQTERRAILKQLL, from the coding sequence ATGACGAATTATACAGAAAAGTTACGCAACTTTAGCAGCTGCGACGTTGCAGATGGGTTATTGAACCTATATAAATTTGCCGATGGTGGTTGCTTTAGTAACTTGCAGCGTTGGTCCGGAGAAATAAAGGGTACTACTGTTGGTACTGCGTATACGGTTCTTTTCGAGTCAGATTCAGATGTTATAGAGGAAGTTAATTATATTGATTTTGTTACGGAGGGTTCTATCATAGTGCTTGGTCTGTCCCTTGAGTACCAAAGTAGTTTGGCACCATTTGTCAAAATGGAACAAGGAATCTACGGTGGGTTGATGTCTACAAGAGCTCAGTACCTTGGTGCTGCTGGTACGGTAGCCTTCGGCAGAATTAGAGACATCGATGAACATAGAGCTCTTAATTATCCGGTATATAGTTATGGATTGAGTTCATGTGCACCTAAAATGATCGTAAAGCCTTCTGCTGTGAATGTTCCCATAACAATATTATGTAGTGACGGTATTAGAAGAACATTAGAGCCGGGTGATTATATAGTGGCCGATAAAAATGGAGTAGTCCGTATTCCTACTAGACTAGTGGATATGGATCGACTGATCAATTATATTGAAAAATCCATTGAAGCCGATGAGCTCGTTGCCATTGATATTAAAAATGGAATACCAGCTAAAAAGGCTCAAACAGAGCGTCGTGCTATATTAAAACAACTTTTATGA
- the PAN1 gene encoding actin cytoskeleton-regulatory complex protein PAN1 (Syntenic homolog of Ashbya gossypii ADR018C; Syntenic homolog of Saccharomyces cerevisiae YIR006C (PAN1)), with protein MYNPYQQPHQGSNQQNLYQQQTGFVNQGQQTNRIPTAAGFGNYQQYVQPLPPQQQQQQQQSQHQQQQQQQYQQQQYQQQQFQQQQRSYGDMNIYQQQQPQQTGYYMQGQFQAQNQLQTQLQPQKTSQMYGNSPVTGITSAPTGFDQALKPQQTGYYAQQQWPNEPLKPNATGFVNSFASNGINKELHIPLIRLSFITPADQAKFENLFRHFVQKGSNTISGSDCRTVLLRSGLNPSQLARIWTLCDTNKAGELLFPEFALAMSLVNTVLKGDSIPHELPPKIKNEVNGFVDAINFSCADQASEASTPFDEFTIGIGTLHPQATGFMPPTSFGVPMLSQMTGGTGTGTNFPMNTTFNQVMPLQSQHTGGLPNQGMMQPQITGGAQPSMSGNMTGVISSQGMIQPQLTGGTPSTVPMQRQITGGMQYQAPIQSQYTGGMPSQGTGGAQKPLNTGSMPQISFGQPLQSQNTGSAVQQPMNSGYTPAVQSQPTGFLPPASFAPTAPLVAQKTGFGNNEIYNNTNFISKFLVEEDRLTPEEKSLFYKIFDTYDSEKTGLLHFKVAAEVFRKSGLNRSDLEHIWNLCDTNGSGQLNKQEFALGMHLIYRKLNGYAMPNVLPPSLVPSSTRILNNVKKQLKGSTSDKNKKEPTRIDGLAFKHNDDDVLPSFRNRRKSTVEQQHADENKETIKNLRNAIDEKTHQLNSEKSLLQQLLQSQQAEDEEAKKQIERLKEQILSLPIGDAIPPHVPPELRSRFESLANKIPILFNDITRIDEEITSAKIQLYSAKNPSAIVGSGPNGEITEYDQRKAKQKALLASRMAALTGTTIDAPGAEDIEIEEKKFSEQVAKIRDEHKRNRDIINDIKSSITEISTPVSTLIYGSSDGSKADPSQQKWELGIDLEPEVFEFVKQLRNKAEQERQKRESEERSYSFNRSQQTRNTENAMRSSTTRSPSRSPIQPQVHNHLPPRSPQKGYSIAAEDRNIQTASYKPSGSYYSDYNDANGRAEYVKQQANNTGAQGSESGSYNRNPSNKTSVYDTTASVDEEEDEEERILREKLEALKLRKRAERQAAMTSSIPNSESPSNAKMDSDGNSSWDDEPNVPSQPTISTRLQKVTSMQTGSDDTLTTPAYISANNTGTSEASKRSFFKQPDASSSTFDLKAAEQQRRLQRGLDDSDGWSDDEADKEENGNQTNGDMGQDGNSAQSYRPYTQVTAPSPVPIAPPLPQLIKSTNIASEAEPKNEGMLQHPPPAKEQQPGAVSSTSPAVPVAPPLPPIKLSSGQAAEHNSPDANSAVNNGNNSDVLSLPESVDSEDEYRTPNIPFIPPPPPLP; from the coding sequence ATGTACAACCCGTACCAACAACCCCACCAGGGTTCGAATCAACAAAACCTCTACCAGCAGCAAACAGGTTTTGTTAATCAGGGCCAGCAGACAAATCGTATCCCTACCGCTGCAGGCTTTGGAAATTACCAACAATACGTTCAACCGCTTCCGCctcaacaacaacagcaacaacaacagTCACAACAccagcaacaacaacaacaacagtaccaacaacagcagtaccaacaacagcagTTTCAACAGCAACAGCGTAGTTATGGTGATATGAATATCtatcaacagcagcagccaCAGCAAACTGGTTATTATATGCAGGGTCAGTTTCAGGCACAGAATCAATTACAGACTCAATTGCAGCCTCAGAAGACTTCTCAAATGTATGGAAATTCCCCAGTTACAGGGATTACATCAGCACCAACAGGGTTTGACCAGGCTTTAAAACCGCAGCAAACAGGCTATTATGCACAACAGCAATGGCCTAACGAGCCTTTGAAACCTAATGCTACTGGGTTTGTGAATTCTTTTGCCTCTAATGGTATCAACAAAGAACTACATATTCCCCTAATTAGGTTGTCCTTTATTACTCCAGCAGACCAAGCTAAATTTGAGAACTTGTTTAGACATTTTGTTCAAAAGGGATCAAATACTATCTCTGGAAGTGATTGTAGAACTGTTTTGCTTAGATCCGGGTTGAACCCCTCTCAGTTAGCGCGTATTTGGACTCTTTGTGATACTAATAAAGCCGGCGAGTTATTATTTCCTGAGTTTGCATTAGCTATGAGTTTAGTGAACACTGTGTTAAAAGGTGATTCCATACCACATGAGTTACCTCCCAAGATTAAAAATGAAGTCAACGGCTTTGTTGATGCTATAAACTTCAGTTGCGCAGACCAAGCTAGTGAGGCGAGTACTCCATTCGATGAGTTCACTATTGGAATTGGTACGTTGCACCCTCAAGCAACAGGTTTTATGCCTCCAACTTCATTTGGTGTGCCAATGTTGAGTCAAATGACAGGTGGTACAGGCACAGGTACTAACTTCCCTATGAACACCACATTTAATCAAGTAATGCCTTTGCAATCTCAACACACCGGTGGCCTACCAAATCAGGGGATGATGCAGCCGCAGATTACAGGAGGAGCACAACCTAGTATGTCAGGAAATATGACTGGAGTGATATCTTCTCAAGGAATGATACAACCACAGCTAACTGGCGGAACTCCATCCACTGTGCCCATGCAACGTCAAATTACAGGTGGAATGCAATATCAAGCACCCATACAATCTCAATATACTGGGGGAATGCCATCTCAGGGTACTGGCGGGGCTCAAAAACCGTTAAATACTGGCAGTATGCCTCAAATTTCATTTGGCCAACCACTACAGTCACAAAACACTGGTAGTGCTGTCCAACAACCGATGAACAGTGGCTATACACCCGCAGTGCAGTCCCAACCTACAGGTTTCTTACCACCGGCTTCTTTTGCGCCTACAGCTCCGTTAGTAGCTCAGAAAACTGGCTTTGGTAACAATGAAATATATAACAATACTAATTTCATTTCCAAGTTTTTGGTTGAGGAAGATCGGTTAACCCCAGAAGAAAAGTCTCTATTTTATAAGATTTTCGACACTTACGATTCTGAAAAAACCGGCTTGTTACATTTCAAAGTAGCGGCAGAAGTTTTTAGGAAGTCTGGTTTAAACAGGAGTGATTTAGAGCATATATGGAACCTATGTGACACTAATGGATCTGGACAGTTGAACAAACAAGAATTTGCTCTTGGTATGCATCTAATTTATCGGAAACTGAATGGCTATGCAATGCCAAATGTGTTACCACCAAGTCTTGTCCCAAGTAGCACTAGAATTCTGAACAATGTTAAAAAACAGTTGAAAGGTTCCACTTCCGATAAGAATAAAAAAGAACCTACCAGAATTGACGGTTTAGCTTTTAAACATAACGATGACGATGTTTTGCCAAGCTTCAGAAACCGTAGAAAATCCACTGTAGAACAACAACATGCAGATGAGAATAAAGAGACTATCAAAAACTTGAGGAATGCAATTGATGAAAAAACCCATCAGCTCAATTCTGAAAAATCTTTATTACAACAGTTGTTGCAATCTCAACAAGctgaagatgaggaagCAAAGAAGCAGATAGAAAGGTTGAAGGAACAAATCTTGTCGCTACCTATTGGTGATGCAATACCACCGCATGTACCACCTGAATTAAGGTCTCGGTTCGAATCACTGGCGAACAAAATACCTATTTTGTTTAATGATATAACTCGGATCGATGAGGAAATTACAAGCGCTAAGATACAGCTTTATAGCGCCAAGAATCCTTCTGCTATAGTTGGTAGTGGTCCTAACGGAGAAATTACAGAATATGATCAACGTAAAGCAAAGCAAAAGGCACTTCTAGCTTCTAGAATGGCTGCACTCACTGGAACTACTATCGATGCCCCAGGTGCTGAAGACATTGAAATCGAGGAGAAGAAATTTAGTGAACAGGTTGCGAAGATCAGAGATGAACATAAGAGAAACAGAGATATCATTAATGATATCAAGAGTTCCATTACTGAAATATCAACTCCCGTTAGCACACTTATCTATGGTTCTAGCGATGGTTCTAAAGCAGATCCTTCCCAACAGAAGTGGGAGTTAGGTATTGACTTAGAGCCCGAAGTCTTCGAGTTTGTCAAGCAGTTGCGGAATAAAGCGGAACAAGAGCGTCAAAAAAGAGAGTCTGAGGAAAGAAGCTATAGTTTTAACAGGTCCCAACAAACCCGGAACACGGAAAATGCTATGCGCTCTTCTACTACCAGATCACCTTCCCGCTCTCCAATACAACCTCAAGTGCATAACCATTTGCCTCCTCGCTCGCCGCAAAAAGGCTACAGTATAGCTGCAGAGGACCGCAATATTCAGACGGCAAGCTATAAGCCTTCGGGATCTTATTACAGTGACTACAATGATGCAAATGGGAGAGCTGAATATGTCAAACAACAAGCAAATAATACTGGCGCACAAGGTTCTGAATCCGGTTCTTATAATAGAAATCCTAGTAACAAAACCTCTGTATACGATACTACTGCTTctgttgatgaagaagaggatgaaGAGGAGCGGATATTGAGAGAAAAACTCGAGGCTTTGAAGTTAAGGAAGAGAGCTGAAAGACAAGCTGCCATGACTAGCTCTATTCCGAACTCTGAGAGCCCTAGTAATGCGAAGATGGACAGCGATGGTAATAGCTCATGGGATGATGAACCCAATGTGCCATCACAACCCACTATCAGTACTAGGTTGCAAAAAGTTACAAGCATGCAAACTGGTAGCGATGATACTTTGACTACTCCAGCATATATTAGCGCTAATAATACTGGGACAAGTGAAGCGTCAAAACGCTCATTTTTTAAGCAACCCGATGCTTCGTCCTCAACTTTTGATCTAAAGGCTGCCGAACAACAGAGAAGATTACAAAGGGGTCTGGATGATAGCGACGGCTGGTCAGATGACGAGGCtgataaagaagaaaatgGAAACCAAACCAATGGCGATATGGGTCAAGACGGTAATAGTGCTCAAAGTTACCGGCCTTACACTCAGGTGACTGCTCCTTCGCCTGTTCCTATAGCCCCACCTTTGCCTCAACTAATTAAATCAACTAATATCGCCTCAGAAGCAGAACCTAAAAATGAAGGAATGCTGCAGCACCCCCCACCAGCAAAAGAACAGCAACCAGGTGCCGTTTCTTCCACTTCTCCTGCAGTTCCGGTAGCTCCTCCTTTACCACCAATAAAGTTGAGTAGTGGCCAAGCCGCAGAACATAACTCTCCTGATGCTAACTCTGCCGTGAACAATGGAAACAACTCTGATGTATTGTCTTTGCCTGAATCTGTGGACAGCGAGGATGAATATCGGACACCCAATATTCCCTTTATACCGCCACCTCCACCGCTGCCATAA
- the DJP1 gene encoding Djp1p (Syntenic homolog of Ashbya gossypii ADR015W; Syntenic homolog of Saccharomyces cerevisiae YIR004W (DJP1)), with the protein MVVDTTYYDILGVPSDAKPIDIKKAYRKKSVQEHPDKNPNNPKATERFQAISEAYQVLSNVDLRAKYDKFGKEEAVPQNGFEDAGEQFAAIFGGDAFASYIGELTLLKNIQKTEELVQQDEEEKQKKKEEEEKESANKVAMSNASHSQAQSSNSIPSSISADSSNRKSGNDQQSIKETKFKSPAPESKKKTKLEEFEEEQKLEKEKTVENLTRILRDRLSVLSESSYDEPCKVAFQKKFEEEANLLKMESFGLDILHTIGEVYCQKADIFLKNQRIWGVGGLFQSVKAKCGFVVDTVRTVSAALDAQNTMQELEKLKQAVESDQPLRDDKGNELPKPTVEALAQMEQLLMGKVLSAAWHGSKFEIMSTLRSVCDNVLEEKHVDMGTKIRRAEALYLLGKVFKKTYRTPMEQEDAQVFEELVAEATKKKGKYKSTK; encoded by the coding sequence ATGGTCGTCGATACTACATATTACGATATTTTGGGCGTACCCTCAGATGCAAAACCAATTGATATTAAAAAGGCTTACAGGAAAAAGTCAGTCCAAGAGCATCCCGATAAGAATCCAAACAATCCCAAAGCCACTGAAAGATTTCAGGCGATATCTGAAGCCTACCAAGTACTAAGTAACGTGGATTTACGTGCAAAATATGATAAGTTCGGAAAAGAGGAAGCAGTACCACAGAATGGATTTGAAGACGCTGGAGAACAATTTGCAGCAATATTTGGTGGTGATGCGTTTGCTTCATATATTGGTGAATTGACAttattgaagaatattCAGAAAACTGAAGAATTGGTACAGCaggatgaagaagagaaacagaagaaaaaagaggaggaagaaaAAGAAAGCGCAAACAAAGTTGCTATGAGTAATGCTAGCCATTCTCAGGCGCAATCTTCAAACTCAATTCCTAGTTCTATATCCGCTGATTCTTCTAATCGAAAATCTGGTAATGATCAACAGTCGATTAAGGAAACCAAATTCAAGTCCCCGGCCCCTGAATCGAAAAAGAAGACGAAGTTGGAGGAGTTTGAGGAGGAACAGAAGTTAGAGAAGGAGAAGACTGTTGAAAACTTAACTAGAATACTCCGCGACAGGTTATCTGTGTTATCTGAAAGTAGTTATGATGAACCTTGTAAGGTTGCATTTCAAAAGAAATTTGAAGAGGAAGCGAATCTCCTAAAAATGGAATCGTTTGGATTGGATATTTTACATACTATTGGTGAAGTATATTGCCAGAAGGCAGatatatttttgaaaaatcAACGAATCTGGGGCGTTGGTGGTTTGTTTCAATCCGTTAAAGCTAAATGTGGCTTTGTAGTGGACACTGTGAGGACAGTCTCAGCCGCCTTGGACGCACAAAATACCATGCAAGAGCTTGAAAAGTTAAAACAGGCGGTGGAATCAGATCAGCCACTACGTGATGATAAAGGAAATGAACTACCAAAACCGACGGTTGAAGCTTTGGCTCAGATGGAGCAACTTTTAATGGGTAAAGTCTTATCTGCAGCTTGGCATGGCTCTAAATTTGAGATCATGTCAACTCTAAGGAGTGTATGTGATAATGTACTAGAAGAAAAGCATGTGGATATGGGTACCAAGATAAGGAGGGCAGAGGCTTTATATTTATTGGGGAAGGTTTTCAAGAAGACCTATAGGACGCCGATGGAGCAGGAAGACGCCCAAGTATTTGAGGAGCTAGTTGCTGAGGCTACCAAAAAAAAAGGGAAGTATAAATCTACGAAATAA
- the TIR1 gene encoding GPI-anchored mannoprotein (Syntenic homolog of Ashbya gossypii ADR019C; Syntenic homolog of Saccharomyces cerevisiae YER011W (TIR1) and YIL011W (TIR3) and Non-syntenic homolog of Saccharomyces cerevisiae YBR067C (TIP1)), whose translation MKASAIFSASALLALASAQSKTEQEIAIVLKDILDHRSDYLRFQLEHPDIQPPEGLLPVYEAYKTRTDDSYTTLFSNINVDQFHALVTALPWYSERIVPAFATIVEAGGATEAPEATAVPESAEAPEPTEAPTPAAPEPTEAPEAPEAPAPESTPEAPEAPEAPAPEEPEAPAPAAPAGGPVASAVAPIPTGVTGNATTGAPAAPPASTTPPVVNPGENAGNINAWSTALGVAAAGVIGMLL comes from the coding sequence atgAAAGCTTCCGCTATTTTCTCCGCCAGTGCTTTATTGGCACTTGCTTCCGCTCAATCTAAGACCGAACAGGAAATTGCCATCGTCTTAAAAGACATTTTAGACCACCGCAGTGACTACCTAAGATTCCAACTTGAGCACCCAGATATCCAACCTCCAGAAGGGTTGCTACCTGTATACGAGGCTTACAAGACTCGTACTGACGACTCCTACACCACTTTGTTCAGCAATATCAACGTTGATCAATTCCACGCTTTGGTCACTGCTTTGCCATGGTACAGCGAAAGAATTGTTCCTGCTTTTGCAACTATTGTGGAAGCTGGTGGCGCAACTGAAGCTCCAGAGGCAACCGCTGTTCCAGAATCAGCTGAAGCTCCAGAACCAACCGAAGCTCCAACTCCTGCAGCTCCAGAACCAACTGAAGCTCCTGAAGCTCCTGAAGCTCCAGCTCCAGAATCAACCCCAGAAGCCCCAGAAGCCCCAGAAGCCCCAGCCCCAGAAGAACCTGAAGCTCCAGCTCCAGCAGCACCAGCTGGGGGCCCAGTTGCTTCCGCTGTTGCTCCAATTCCAACCGGTGTTACTGGAAACGCTACCACCGGTGCCCCAGCCGCTCCACCTGCGTCAACTACTCCACCAGTAGTAAACCCAGGAGAGAACGCTGGTAACATCAATGCTTGGTCCACTGCTTTGGGTGTAGCTGCTGCTGGTGTAATCGGTATGTTGTTGTGA
- the ADI1 gene encoding acireductone dioxygenase (Ni2+-requiring) (Syntenic homolog of Ashbya gossypii ADR021W; Syntenic homolog of Saccharomyces cerevisiae YMR009W (ADI1)): MVQAYLHDNDTSQDFRKLHNSGKAVTIEHLEKIGVIYRYCKTEKEVDDLARERNYSNRDVVLIKPDVFPTSASYLDKLKMFYAEHLHEDEEIRYVLEGSGYFDVRDPITNEWIRILLVEHDLIVIPAGLYHRFVVTEANFIKALRLFKDEPKWQALYKPEADNNPILKDYLSSINV, from the coding sequence ATGGTTCAAGCTTATTTGCACGATAATGACACTTCGCAAGACTTTAGGAAGCTCCATAATAGTGGGAAAGCTGTCACTATTGAACATCTAGAAAAGATAGGTGTAATATACAGATACTGTAAAACAGAAAAAGAAGTTGATGACTTAGCAAGAGAACGTAACTACTCAAACCGGGACGTTGTCCTGATAAAACCAGATGTTTTCCCCACTTCTGCTAGCTACTTAGATAAACTCAAAATGTTCTATGCTGAGCACCTTCacgaagatgaagaaatCCGTTATGTATTGGAAGGAAGTGGTTACTTTGATGTGAGAGACCCCATAACAAATGAGTGGATTCGCATACTACTAGTTGAGCATGATTTGATAGTTATACCTGCAGGTTTGTACCATAGGTTCGTGGTAACAGAGGCAAACTTTATTAAGGCGTTAAGACTGTTCAAAGATGAGCCAAAATGGCAAGCACTATATAAACCAGAGGCTGATAACAACCCTATATTAAAGGATTACCTTTCAAGCATCAATGTTTAG
- the IST3 gene encoding U2 snRNP complex subunit IST3 (Syntenic homolog of Ashbya gossypii ADR017W; Syntenic homolog of Saccharomyces cerevisiae YIR005W (IST3)), with the protein MNQIQSIRKLSERELDHGILTVEASWHYQYKDQGYVYFSGMHFELTEGDILTIFSQFGVPTDIKLVRNRETGESRGFGYLKYEDQRSTVLAVDNLNGAKICGITIKVDHTIYEPRDDDEEYINHVRDELARDIIEPSKVTDVGNSNEFEDPITKIKNK; encoded by the coding sequence ATGAACCAGATACAATCGATCAGGAAATTGAGTGAACGGGAACTGGATCATGGTATACTTACAGTAGAAGCATCGTGGCATTATCAATATAAAGATCAAGGGTATGTCTACTTTAGCGGAATGCATTTCGAACTAACGGAGGGTGATATTTTAACGATATTCTCACAGTTCGGAGTTCCTACAGATATTAAACTCGTTAGGAATAGAGAAACAGGTGAATCCAGAGGATTTGGGTATCTAAAATATGAAGATCAGCGGTCAACTGTTTTAGCTGTTGATAATCTTAATGGAGCCAAAATATGTGGAATTACCATAAAAGTTGACCATACCATATACGAACCACgagatgatgatgaagaataCATTAATCATGTCAGAGATGAGCTGGCAAGAGATATTATAGAACCAAGTAAAGTGACTGATGTAGGGAATAGTAATGAGTTCGAAGACCCCATAACAAAAATTAAGAATAAGTAA
- the ANY1 gene encoding Any1p (Syntenic homolog of Ashbya gossypii ADR022W; Syntenic homolog of Saccharomyces cerevisiae YMR010W), whose product MSLGVTGHAILGQAAEAAVEAPSYGSYLPKIDQFYIPQWLTLSFVANNIISFTPLLSYGTTVWSISRSRTALGFSIDICATMLIASILRVSYYLISPYEKALLTQSLCMIFIQTILLYTSLYYRPEEYKFESLKPIEPFSDLLKDTWHEYFPVSMYGSSWKGFIKTADFNTLLGFSEKALLVVVYRFLKFFDASYQRVGGFWQWDDTKRFWKFLLWFFVCQFAGTYVISKVLGWESLTIWMGSIIGSLGLLIESLLPLPQISILHKLQSVQGFKLILLVSWLCGDILKITYLVFGASNISSMFVFFALFQMSLDMYIAFLYVYYKYYFPSKKRVCTSLIEMQEMLPTDA is encoded by the coding sequence ATGAGTTTAGGAGTAACTGGACATGCTATACTTGGCCAGGCTGCTGAAGCAGCTGTAGAGGCACCGTCATATGGCTCCTATCTGCCGAAAATTGATCAGTTTTATATACCGCAATGGTTGACCCTGAGCTTCGTCGCCAATAATATTATTAGTTTTACACCGCTACTATCTTATGGGACTACAGTATGGAGTATATCCCGTTCAAGGACGGCATTAGGATTTTCTATCGATATCTGCGCTACGATGCTAATAGCAAGCATTTTAAGAGTATCTTACTACTTGATTAGCCCATATGAAAAAGCCTTACTGACACAATCTTTGTGTATGATTTTCATACAAACAATATTATTGTACACCAGCTTGTACTATAGACCCGAAGAATACAAGTTTGAGAGTTTAAAGCCGATAGAACCATTTTCGGACCTATTAAAAGATACTTGGCACGAGTATTTTCCAGTTAGCATGTATGGTTCTAGTTGGAAAGGTTTTATCAAGACGGCGGACTTTAACACTCTATTGGGTTTTAGTGAGAAAGCATTATTGGTGGTAGTTTACAGgtttttaaaattttttgaCGCTAGTTACCAAAGGGTTGGTGGTTTTTGGCAATGGGATGATACAAAAAGATTTTGGAAGTTCCTATTATGGTTTTTTGTTTGTCAATTTGCTGGCACTTACGTGATTTCCAAAGTACTGGGATGGGAAAGTCTTACAATATGGATGGGGTCGATTATTGGATCTTTAGGGTTACTTATTGAATCTCTACTTCCGTTGCCCCAAATTTCTATATTGCACAAATTGCAAAGTGTTCAAGGCTTTAAATTGATACTTCTAGTTAGTTGGTTGTGTGGTGATATACTGAAGATAACTTATTTGGTTTTTGGTGCTAGTAACATTTCTTCAATGTTTGTATTCTTCGCATTATTTCAAATGAGTTTAGACATGTACATTGCGTTTTTGTACGTCTACTACAAATATTACTTTCCCAGTAAAAAAAGGGTATGCACATCACTGATAGAAATGCAAGAAATGCTACCCACGGACGCTTAA